The bacterium DNA window GGCATCCTGGTAAAAAACTACTTTTTATGGGGTCAGAATTTGGACAGATAAACGAGTGGAATTGGAATTGGCAACTTGAATGGAATTTACTTTCTGATAATGCACATAGAGGTTTATCTAAATTTATAAGAGATTTAAACACTATTTATAAAAATGAAAAGGCATTATATGAAATTGATTTTCATTGGAGAGGATTTCAATGGATTGATTTTTCTGATCACGACCAAAGTATTATTTCATTTCTTAGAAAGGCTGAAAATGATAATGATTTTTTATTGTTTGTTTTCAATTTAACACCTGTTCCAAGATTTAACTATAGAATTGGTTTTCCTAAAGCTGGATTTTAT harbors:
- a CDS encoding alpha amylase C-terminal domain-containing protein, which translates into the protein STSWPMVTRPTYIGGLGFTMKWNMGWMHDTLFYFSRDPIYRKYHTNAITFSLLYAFSENFVLPLSHDEVVYGKGSLFQKMPGDRWQKLANLRALFGYMYGHPGKKLLFMGSEFGQINEWNWNWQLEWNLLSDNAHRGLSKFIRDLNTIYKNEKALYEIDFHWRGFQWIDFSDHDQSIISFLRKAENDNDFLLFVFNLTPVPRFNYRIGFPKAGFY